One genomic window of Candidatus Cloacimonadota bacterium includes the following:
- the gpmI gene encoding 2,3-bisphosphoglycerate-independent phosphoglycerate mutase, protein MNKALLLILDGFGINESDYGNAIKAAKTPNYDTFYAENPHSQLNASGLNVGLLKGDMGNSEVGHLNIGAGRVVYQLNSLIMKSIEDGDFYQNSVLLSAIEQAKKNTSKLHLMGLLSDGNVHTNIDHLWALLKLCKQEGMDQVYYHAFMDGRDTLPHSGIDFMQQFLEKSTEIGIGRIATISGRYYAMDRDNRWDRIEKAYDAIVNGKGEEYSDPIEAIQGSYDEEITDEFIIPKVMIENGEPVARIEENDAVIAFNFRADRMRQITRALKIPDFDKFERTEFNNLKFVSISEYDIEFNDYIDVAYHLKKMDNILGKIISVKGLNQLRLAETEKYAHVTFFFNGGVEKPFPKEDRILVNSPQVATYDLQPEMSAYEVCDKLIDAIRSEKYDLIITNFANCDMVGHTGVFEAAVKAVETVDKCLNKIIPAARENGFNILLTADHGNAEKMLDEEGRIFTAHSKNPVPFVVHSQKKKIEKIQNGILADIAPTILNLMEIEKPKEMTGNSLIE, encoded by the coding sequence ATGAATAAAGCTCTACTTTTGATCTTAGATGGATTCGGCATCAACGAATCAGATTACGGCAATGCCATAAAAGCTGCTAAGACACCGAACTACGATACATTTTATGCTGAAAATCCCCACAGCCAGCTTAATGCTTCTGGTTTGAATGTTGGTCTTTTGAAAGGCGATATGGGAAATTCGGAAGTTGGACATCTGAACATCGGTGCCGGAAGAGTGGTTTACCAGCTCAACAGCCTCATCATGAAGTCCATCGAAGATGGAGATTTCTACCAGAATTCTGTTCTGCTTTCAGCTATCGAGCAGGCAAAGAAAAATACCAGCAAGCTGCATTTGATGGGACTGCTTTCCGATGGCAATGTGCATACAAATATCGATCATCTCTGGGCACTCCTGAAGCTCTGTAAACAGGAAGGAATGGATCAGGTTTATTATCATGCTTTCATGGATGGACGCGACACTCTTCCCCATTCCGGAATAGACTTCATGCAGCAGTTTCTGGAAAAATCCACAGAAATTGGAATTGGCAGGATCGCGACTATTTCCGGTCGTTATTATGCCATGGATCGTGATAATCGCTGGGACAGGATCGAAAAAGCTTACGATGCAATCGTGAATGGAAAAGGAGAAGAATATTCCGATCCGATAGAAGCAATTCAAGGTAGTTATGATGAAGAAATTACCGATGAATTTATAATTCCAAAAGTGATGATCGAAAATGGTGAACCAGTTGCCAGGATCGAAGAAAACGATGCTGTGATCGCTTTTAATTTTCGGGCAGACAGGATGCGTCAAATTACACGAGCTTTGAAGATACCTGATTTTGATAAGTTTGAAAGAACAGAATTCAACAATTTAAAATTCGTAAGTATCAGTGAATATGATATAGAATTCAACGATTATATCGATGTGGCTTATCACTTGAAAAAAATGGATAATATTCTGGGCAAAATTATTTCCGTTAAAGGGCTGAATCAATTGCGCCTGGCGGAAACTGAAAAATATGCTCATGTAACTTTCTTTTTTAACGGCGGAGTAGAAAAACCATTCCCAAAAGAAGATAGAATTCTGGTTAATTCACCCCAAGTTGCCACTTACGATCTGCAGCCGGAAATGAGTGCATACGAAGTGTGTGATAAACTTATTGATGCAATCAGAAGCGAGAAGTATGACTTGATCATCACTAATTTTGCAAACTGCGATATGGTCGGTCACACGGGTGTTTTTGAAGCTGCAGTAAAAGCTGTGGAAACTGTAGATAAATGTCTGAACAAGATCATTCCAGCCGCCCGGGAAAATGGTTTTAATATTCTACTGACAGCCGATCATGGCAACGCCGAAAAAATGCTGGATGAAGAAGGCAGAATTTTTACGGCACACAGTAAAAATCCAGTGCCATTCGTGGTACATTCTCAAAAGAAGAAAATAGAAAAAATTCAAAATGGAATTTTAGCTGATATCGCTCCCACGATTTTAAATTTGATGGAAATCGAAAAACCGAAGGAAATGACCGGCAATAGTTTGATAGAGTGA
- a CDS encoding PDZ domain-containing protein: MKNILMFFILIISINLFSQNFEDLNELSAKETFQYLSNWNEFDQPVKTGILVKDSIAVNDTLIAPFAYYIPSNYKATERSPLFVYLHGGVGIPEFYPIEDLSTDDEFAAFAEENNMLALFPSANMYCMWWDVIGAENILNQIKLMKRKFNVDDDRVFVSGISDGGSGSFHLAMTRPDAFASFYPIIGMLSVGNLENGMHSFPTNMKNRFVSAVNNNNDGLYPTKKMRKLMNIAQEAGADLFYKEIWGPGHEVPYLENHLKLMKSQMHKHPRDAFQPELFWEVAEPEFSKSDWLEITQIDTLQDVKEWHEIYNVKLTDNRMMFGFNHDQEYEGMGTKITNIVENSAAEDAGLQVADIIIGMDGKEAANIDSLVTWRDAKQRGDEFSLTVLRDGEEVVLKGRFPRPTEYDAFRFSKASGAVKARYYGNIFEIETSRVKEIALYFHPEMINLEIPVIVNINGQKVFHDTIDFDKDLMIQNYQKCFDRKALWINKLTLNVPEEV; encoded by the coding sequence ATGAAAAATATTTTAATGTTTTTTATTTTAATAATTTCCATCAATCTATTTTCCCAAAATTTTGAAGATTTAAATGAGCTTTCTGCAAAAGAAACATTTCAATATCTCTCTAATTGGAATGAATTCGATCAACCAGTGAAAACAGGAATTCTGGTAAAAGATTCGATTGCCGTAAATGATACTTTGATTGCGCCTTTTGCCTACTATATTCCTTCCAACTACAAAGCAACTGAAAGATCTCCGCTTTTCGTTTATCTGCATGGTGGTGTGGGAATTCCGGAATTTTACCCGATTGAAGATCTTTCTACTGACGATGAATTTGCTGCATTTGCCGAAGAAAATAATATGCTGGCTCTTTTCCCTTCTGCAAACATGTACTGTATGTGGTGGGATGTGATTGGTGCCGAAAATATTTTGAATCAGATCAAACTAATGAAACGAAAATTCAATGTAGATGATGATAGAGTTTTTGTTTCCGGTATTTCTGATGGAGGTTCCGGTTCTTTCCATTTGGCAATGACAAGACCCGATGCTTTTGCATCTTTCTATCCAATCATTGGAATGCTGAGTGTAGGTAATCTGGAAAATGGCATGCACTCATTTCCAACAAATATGAAAAATCGTTTTGTTTCGGCCGTAAATAATAACAATGATGGACTTTATCCAACTAAAAAAATGAGAAAATTGATGAATATTGCCCAGGAAGCTGGAGCAGATCTTTTTTACAAAGAAATCTGGGGACCTGGTCATGAAGTACCGTATTTGGAAAATCATCTTAAACTCATGAAATCTCAAATGCACAAACATCCTCGAGATGCCTTCCAACCGGAACTTTTCTGGGAGGTTGCTGAACCGGAATTCAGCAAAAGCGACTGGCTGGAAATTACCCAGATCGATACACTACAAGATGTAAAAGAATGGCACGAAATTTACAACGTAAAACTTACCGATAATCGTATGATGTTCGGCTTCAATCATGACCAAGAATATGAAGGAATGGGAACTAAGATTACAAATATAGTAGAAAATTCTGCTGCCGAAGATGCCGGATTACAAGTTGCTGACATCATCATCGGTATGGATGGAAAAGAAGCTGCAAATATTGATAGTCTGGTTACCTGGCGTGATGCCAAACAGCGGGGCGATGAATTTTCTTTGACTGTTCTGCGAGACGGAGAGGAAGTTGTGCTGAAAGGTAGATTTCCCCGTCCGACTGAGTATGATGCTTTCCGTTTTTCTAAAGCATCAGGAGCTGTAAAAGCTCGTTATTACGGAAATATCTTCGAAATTGAAACATCACGCGTTAAAGAAATTGCTCTATATTTCCATCCCGAAATGATCAACCTGGAAATTCCGGTGATCGTGAATATAAATGGACAAAAAGTTTTTCATGATACAATTGATTTTGATAAAGATTTAATGATCCAGAATTATCAAAAGTGCTTCGATCGTAAAGCACTGTGGATAAATAAATTAACTTTGAATGTTCCAGAGGAAGTATAA
- a CDS encoding carboxymuconolactone decarboxylase family protein — protein sequence MPSKKVDEFNKERERLNELVLKYSDKEIKRFFSLDGQIYRDDVLSSRTKEMLGLVSSLVLRCDDCIKYHLGKCHEKGISTEEIEEVFSVGLLVGGSITIPHIRRAFEYWEELNK from the coding sequence ATGCCTTCCAAAAAAGTAGATGAATTCAATAAAGAAAGAGAACGATTGAACGAGCTTGTTCTAAAATATTCCGATAAAGAAATTAAACGATTTTTCAGTCTGGATGGACAGATTTATCGTGATGATGTTTTATCTTCCAGAACCAAAGAGATGCTGGGCTTGGTTTCATCACTGGTTCTGCGCTGTGATGACTGCATCAAATATCATCTCGGCAAATGTCATGAAAAAGGAATTTCAACTGAAGAGATCGAAGAAGTTTTTTCCGTGGGATTGCTCGTGGGCGGATCCATCACGATTCCCCACATTCGTCGTGCTTTTGAATATTGGGAAGAATTAAACAAATAG
- the ileS gene encoding isoleucine--tRNA ligase: protein MYKTIDMKEKSADLEKQVREYWIKKNIAQKSEDFREGSDKFVFFEGPPTANGMPGIHHVMSRTQKDTVCRYKTMKGFQVKRKAGWDTHGLPVEIEVEKQLGLKDKKEVEEYGLEKFNKKCQESVFSYEKEWREMTKEMGYWINLDDPYITLKNDYIETVWWILNDFYKKGLIYKGHKIVPYCPSCGTPLSSHEVAQGYRETEDPSVFVKFKAKAWENTYFLAWTTTPWTLISNVALVVHPTETYVKVKHHAEFLILAKARLDVLDDEYEIVEEFAGKDLEYKDYEQLFPFVNPDKKAFFIGLADYVTMEDGTGVVHTAPAFGQDDYELGQKYDLPVIQPVDEAGKFKDVISDWKGEFVKDADKGIIKNMNQRGVLYKRKQIVHSYPFCWRCDSPLIYYARSSWYIKTSEYKQQMIENNKQIKWYPPFVGEKRFGEWLENNVDWAISRNRFWGTPLNIWVCQECGEFESAGSIEELREKGVLKNGEAVPEDIELHRPYVDEIEMKCKCGGKMLRTPEVIDCWFDSGSMPFAQWHYPFENKERFEKELFPADFISEGIDQTRGWFYSLLAISTMLTGKSSYKACLVNDLILDKKGQKMSKSKGNSVNPIKLMDEFGADAIRWYLLAVSPPWIPTKFDENGVKEIVNKFFGTLKNVYSFYVTYANIDKFDASKYELSEQKSSEIDKWIMSRLNSVTRDVTKNFDNFDLTKAVRSIQGFVIDDLSNWYVRRSRRRYWELELTEDKIDAYLTLYQVLVSVTKLMAPVAPFLAEEIFTNLTGKESVHLEDFPTSNQKVVLPKLEEEMQTVIDLVSLGRAARNTCQIKVRQTLGALYIPAKYHHLVQRMESLIKEEINVKEIKYIQEKDDFVKYEFKPNFKVMGPKYGKHMKRIAAALQEMDADHIVEILHQGKDYFLEVDGSSFKLTEEDLIISIKDKEGFVFETNKDLYVALDTHLTPELIQEGLARELVNKIQYTRKESGLEIMDRIKVFYCGDNEVDAVFSKFADYIQNETLTNSCHRVTERHEDGTTWDVNGKEVWLAVTKD, encoded by the coding sequence ATGTATAAAACTATAGATATGAAAGAGAAATCCGCTGATCTGGAAAAACAGGTCAGAGAATATTGGATAAAGAAGAACATAGCGCAGAAAAGCGAAGATTTCAGGGAAGGCTCAGATAAATTTGTTTTTTTTGAAGGACCTCCTACAGCCAACGGAATGCCGGGAATTCATCACGTGATGAGCCGTACCCAGAAAGATACAGTCTGCCGCTATAAAACAATGAAAGGTTTTCAGGTAAAACGAAAAGCCGGCTGGGATACACACGGACTGCCAGTGGAAATCGAAGTGGAAAAACAACTTGGTCTGAAAGATAAAAAAGAAGTCGAAGAATACGGACTTGAGAAATTTAATAAAAAATGCCAAGAATCGGTGTTTTCCTACGAAAAAGAATGGCGTGAAATGACCAAAGAAATGGGTTATTGGATAAATCTGGATGATCCTTACATTACGCTGAAAAATGATTATATCGAAACCGTCTGGTGGATTTTGAACGATTTCTACAAAAAAGGCCTGATCTATAAAGGGCATAAAATCGTTCCTTACTGCCCCAGTTGTGGAACGCCGCTTTCCAGCCATGAAGTAGCTCAAGGTTACAGGGAAACAGAAGATCCTTCTGTGTTTGTTAAATTTAAAGCCAAAGCTTGGGAAAATACCTATTTCCTGGCCTGGACTACAACTCCCTGGACGTTAATTTCAAACGTAGCTCTGGTAGTTCATCCTACTGAAACTTATGTAAAAGTGAAACATCACGCTGAATTTCTGATTCTGGCAAAAGCACGTTTGGATGTGTTGGATGACGAATATGAGATTGTGGAAGAATTTGCCGGAAAAGATTTGGAATATAAAGATTACGAACAGCTTTTTCCATTTGTAAATCCAGATAAGAAAGCTTTCTTCATAGGATTGGCAGATTACGTGACAATGGAAGATGGAACCGGTGTTGTTCACACAGCTCCGGCATTTGGTCAGGATGACTACGAACTTGGTCAGAAGTATGATCTTCCCGTAATTCAGCCAGTAGATGAAGCAGGAAAGTTTAAAGATGTAATTTCAGATTGGAAAGGTGAATTCGTGAAAGATGCCGATAAAGGCATCATCAAAAATATGAATCAGCGCGGCGTGCTTTACAAGCGTAAACAGATCGTGCACAGTTATCCGTTCTGCTGGCGCTGCGACAGTCCGCTCATCTATTACGCTCGTTCCAGCTGGTACATCAAAACCAGTGAATACAAACAGCAGATGATCGAAAATAATAAGCAGATCAAATGGTATCCGCCATTTGTAGGTGAAAAACGTTTTGGTGAATGGTTGGAAAACAACGTTGACTGGGCAATTTCCAGAAATCGTTTTTGGGGAACTCCGCTCAATATCTGGGTTTGCCAGGAATGCGGTGAATTCGAAAGTGCAGGATCTATAGAAGAACTGAGAGAAAAAGGCGTTTTGAAAAATGGTGAGGCTGTTCCCGAAGATATTGAACTTCACCGTCCTTACGTGGATGAGATCGAAATGAAATGCAAATGCGGTGGTAAAATGCTGCGTACACCGGAAGTTATTGATTGCTGGTTCGACAGCGGTTCGATGCCGTTCGCTCAGTGGCATTATCCGTTTGAAAATAAAGAAAGATTCGAAAAAGAACTTTTCCCGGCAGATTTTATCAGTGAAGGAATCGATCAGACTCGCGGCTGGTTCTATTCACTTCTGGCAATTTCCACGATGCTGACTGGAAAATCCTCTTACAAAGCTTGCCTTGTAAATGATCTGATCCTGGACAAAAAAGGCCAGAAGATGAGCAAGAGCAAAGGCAATTCTGTAAATCCGATAAAATTGATGGATGAATTTGGTGCTGATGCAATTCGCTGGTATCTGCTGGCTGTCAGCCCCCCCTGGATTCCCACTAAATTTGATGAAAACGGCGTTAAAGAGATCGTGAATAAATTCTTCGGCACCCTGAAGAATGTTTATTCCTTTTACGTTACTTATGCCAATATCGACAAATTCGATGCTTCCAAATATGAACTTTCAGAGCAGAAGAGTTCCGAGATAGATAAATGGATCATGTCTCGCTTGAATTCTGTAACTAGAGATGTAACAAAGAATTTCGATAACTTTGATTTGACCAAAGCTGTGCGATCTATTCAGGGCTTTGTTATCGATGATCTTAGCAACTGGTATGTTCGCCGCAGTCGTCGTCGTTATTGGGAATTGGAACTTACAGAAGATAAAATAGATGCTTATCTCACACTTTATCAGGTACTTGTTTCCGTCACGAAATTAATGGCTCCGGTTGCTCCATTTCTGGCAGAAGAGATTTTCACGAATCTTACCGGAAAAGAAAGTGTTCATCTGGAAGACTTCCCCACTTCCAACCAGAAAGTAGTTTTACCCAAGTTGGAAGAAGAAATGCAGACTGTTATTGATCTGGTTTCTCTAGGTCGTGCAGCTCGAAATACCTGTCAGATCAAGGTTCGCCAAACTTTAGGTGCACTTTACATTCCGGCAAAATATCATCATCTGGTTCAGAGAATGGAAAGCTTGATCAAAGAAGAAATAAACGTGAAAGAAATAAAATACATCCAGGAAAAAGATGATTTCGTAAAGTACGAATTCAAGCCGAACTTTAAGGTGATGGGACCAAAATACGGCAAACATATGAAACGCATCGCTGCTGCTTTACAGGAAATGGATGCAGATCATATCGTGGAAATTCTGCACCAGGGAAAAGATTACTTCCTGGAAGTAGACGGCAGTTCATTCAAGCTTACTGAAGAAGATTTGATCATTTCCATCAAAGATAAAGAAGGCTTCGTATTTGAAACAAATAAAGATCTTTACGTTGCTTTGGATACTCATCTTACACCGGAACTGATCCAGGAAGGATTGGCCCGGGAGTTGGTTAATAAAATCCAATATACCCGCAAAGAATCAGGTTTGGAGATCATGGATCGCATCAAGGTTTTCTATTGTGGCGATAATGAAGTCGATGCTGTGTTCTCAAAATTTGCGGATTACATTCAAAATGAAACTCTTACCAATTCCTGCCATCGAGTTACAGAACGTCATGAAGATGGAACAACCTGGGATGTTAATGGCAAGGAAGTGTGGCTGGCAGTAACAAAAGATTAA
- a CDS encoding DUF1015 family protein translates to MAKIKAFKGVRPAADKIKDVASPPYDVLNSEEAREQVKGKPYSFLHVVKPEVDLPLETDHYDESVYQKGRENLYKFIKDGVLIQDKKPCFYLYRLIMGDIDEIGLVAGASIEDYENDIIKKHEHTRAVKEADRIKHVDTLNANTGPVFLTYKAREDMNNLVAELIKNDPTYNIETDDGIKHIFWKIASDEVIEKITKIFADIDFLYVADGHHRSASGTKVGQQRRAANPNHTGEEEYNYFLSVIFPHDQLYIMDYNRVVKDLNELSSEDFLAKVEEKFEIEKIGDEEYKPSELHTFGMYLDGNWYKLTAKEGTFPAGDPVKSLDVSILQENLLHPILAIGDPRKDERIDFVGGIRGLGELSRRVDAGEAVAFAMFPTSIEQLMAIADAGEVMPPKSTWFEPKLRSGIIVHLLD, encoded by the coding sequence ATGGCAAAAATCAAAGCTTTCAAAGGTGTGAGACCGGCAGCAGATAAAATCAAAGACGTTGCCTCTCCACCTTACGACGTTTTAAATTCGGAAGAAGCCAGAGAGCAAGTGAAAGGCAAACCGTACAGCTTTCTGCATGTGGTAAAACCGGAAGTTGATCTTCCGTTGGAAACCGATCATTATGACGAATCGGTTTATCAGAAAGGTCGGGAAAATCTCTACAAATTCATCAAAGACGGAGTTTTGATCCAGGATAAAAAGCCGTGTTTTTATCTTTATCGTCTCATCATGGGAGATATCGATGAGATCGGTTTAGTTGCAGGTGCTTCTATCGAAGATTACGAAAATGATATTATCAAAAAACATGAACACACCAGGGCTGTAAAAGAAGCAGACCGCATCAAACACGTGGATACTTTAAATGCCAATACCGGTCCTGTTTTCCTCACCTACAAAGCTCGTGAAGATATGAACAATCTGGTAGCTGAACTCATCAAGAATGACCCGACTTACAACATAGAAACAGATGATGGAATTAAACATATTTTCTGGAAAATCGCTTCTGATGAAGTTATCGAAAAGATCACAAAAATTTTCGCAGACATCGATTTTCTGTATGTAGCCGATGGTCATCATCGTTCTGCCAGCGGCACCAAGGTCGGTCAGCAGCGAAGAGCTGCCAATCCCAATCATACCGGAGAAGAGGAATATAATTACTTCCTGTCTGTGATCTTCCCGCACGATCAGCTTTACATCATGGATTACAACCGCGTTGTGAAAGATCTGAACGAACTTAGCAGTGAAGATTTCCTGGCAAAAGTAGAAGAGAAGTTCGAAATCGAAAAGATTGGAGATGAAGAATACAAACCTTCAGAGCTTCACACTTTTGGAATGTACTTGGATGGCAATTGGTACAAACTTACTGCAAAAGAAGGAACTTTTCCCGCTGGAGATCCGGTAAAATCTCTGGATGTTTCCATTTTGCAGGAAAACCTTTTACATCCTATATTGGCAATCGGCGATCCCCGTAAAGATGAAAGAATAGATTTTGTAGGTGGAATTCGCGGTCTGGGCGAACTCAGCCGAAGAGTCGATGCTGGTGAAGCTGTTGCTTTTGCCATGTTCCCAACTTCCATCGAACAGCTGATGGCAATCGCCGACGCCGGCGAAGTGATGCCGCCCAAATCTACCTGGTTCGAACCTAAACTTCGTTCCGGAATTATCGTCCATTTGCTGGATTAA
- a CDS encoding DUF3943 domain-containing protein: MKIFLIFIILITCSVLLSEETQIDSLFKPNFKFAAVEAFSINIGVWSVDHYIARAEWANISIESVKRNLESGFVFDDSQFLMNQFLHPYHGNMYFNSARSNGFDFWLSAPFALCGSLMWELFMEIEKPSNNDLFTTTLGGIMMGEITYRVSSLILDDNSTGTERTFREIGAGLINPIRGINRLIKGKTKTRHKYYRNEKPDVIGEISLGGNTVGEGLDLLNGKQSPLLKVQFVYGTPFLNEERKPFDYFNMHLGLNLKGIDTITNFYGDALLWGRNFNFVGNTGDMVQDNLAGAFQHFDYLANDVYKVAASGVGGGLISRFSAYEGMELFTSCHISAVILGGSNSAYALAADRDYNLGPGYSSKFEGWLVNSKYGEMYVGYLRYWLYTLSGAAGHETIEITNGRIETPISSHFKLGVEYLYYSRNGVYDEYEDVKAENNELRTFISYRF, encoded by the coding sequence ATGAAAATATTTTTGATATTTATAATTCTAATAACTTGTTCTGTTCTTCTTTCTGAAGAAACGCAAATTGACAGTCTGTTCAAACCCAATTTCAAGTTTGCTGCTGTCGAAGCATTCAGTATCAATATTGGTGTTTGGAGTGTAGATCATTACATTGCCAGAGCTGAATGGGCAAATATCAGCATCGAATCGGTGAAACGCAATCTTGAATCCGGTTTTGTATTTGATGACAGTCAGTTCCTGATGAACCAGTTTCTGCATCCCTATCATGGCAATATGTATTTCAATTCGGCTCGCAGCAATGGCTTCGATTTCTGGTTGTCTGCGCCTTTCGCACTTTGCGGCAGTTTGATGTGGGAACTTTTCATGGAAATCGAAAAACCTTCCAACAATGATCTTTTTACTACAACTCTGGGCGGGATAATGATGGGCGAAATCACCTATCGAGTTTCATCTCTTATTTTGGATGACAACTCAACCGGAACTGAACGAACTTTCCGGGAAATCGGAGCGGGTTTGATTAATCCAATTCGTGGAATTAATCGCCTCATCAAAGGAAAAACGAAAACTCGTCATAAGTATTATCGTAATGAAAAACCGGATGTGATCGGTGAGATTTCTCTGGGCGGAAATACGGTCGGTGAAGGGCTGGATCTGCTGAACGGTAAACAGTCTCCCCTTTTAAAAGTACAGTTTGTTTACGGCACTCCCTTTCTGAATGAAGAACGCAAGCCTTTTGATTATTTTAATATGCATTTAGGATTGAACTTGAAAGGCATTGATACGATAACAAATTTTTATGGAGATGCTCTGCTTTGGGGCAGAAATTTCAACTTTGTGGGAAATACCGGAGACATGGTTCAGGACAATCTGGCCGGGGCTTTTCAGCATTTTGATTATCTGGCAAATGATGTTTACAAAGTGGCTGCCAGTGGAGTCGGCGGAGGGTTAATTTCCAGGTTCTCTGCTTATGAAGGCATGGAGCTTTTTACTTCCTGCCACATTTCGGCTGTAATTCTAGGCGGCAGTAATTCTGCTTATGCCCTGGCAGCTGATCGAGATTATAATTTAGGTCCTGGATACAGCAGCAAATTTGAAGGCTGGCTTGTTAACAGCAAATATGGTGAAATGTATGTGGGTTATCTTCGTTACTGGCTCTACACTCTCAGTGGTGCCGCTGGCCACGAAACAATTGAAATTACAAATGGAAGAATCGAAACACCGATAAGCAGTCATTTCAAGCTTGGTGTTGAATATCTTTACTATTCACGAAATGGTGTTTATGATGAATATGAAGATGTGAAAGCAGAAAATAATGAATTAAGAACATTTATTTCTTACAGATTTTGA
- the rimO gene encoding 30S ribosomal protein S12 methylthiotransferase RimO, which translates to MKKYSIVSLGCSKNLVDSEVFSAIASKAGFTFTQILDDAEIIVVNTCGFIIDAKEESINTILEMADYKETGKCKKLIVTGCLVKRYFNDLEESIPEIDELIDLKDFDKFAEIFQTNRTESRKLLTPLHFAYLRISDGCNNHCSYCAIPSIRGQLQSEPMQKLIDEAKSLADRGVKELILTAQDSARYGFDLYGESKLAELMTKLHEIEEIEWIRVLYLHPAHITSEIIDAFANFPKVCKYFEIPIQHINNEILLNMNRKVTRNRIEEIISEIRNKIPEAVVRTTLIVGYPGETEEKFLELKEFVEKTKFERLGVFIYSEEDGTPSAKLLNDVEEEIAEQRKDEIMSLQQQISEDFLASLIGKKIKVIIDRKGNDGEFPLEGRSYFDAPEIDGTVFIESGEAEIGDIVEVEIEDSWEYDVIGRICSPS; encoded by the coding sequence ATGAAAAAATATTCAATCGTTAGTTTGGGCTGTTCCAAGAATTTAGTCGATAGTGAAGTTTTCAGCGCAATCGCTTCTAAAGCTGGGTTTACGTTTACACAAATTTTGGATGATGCAGAAATTATCGTCGTCAATACTTGCGGATTCATTATTGATGCCAAAGAAGAATCGATAAATACTATCCTGGAAATGGCAGATTATAAAGAAACCGGTAAATGCAAAAAGTTGATCGTTACTGGTTGCCTGGTCAAAAGATATTTCAATGATCTGGAAGAATCAATTCCAGAAATTGATGAACTGATCGATTTGAAAGATTTCGATAAATTTGCCGAGATATTCCAAACTAATAGAACGGAATCCAGGAAGCTCTTGACTCCTTTACATTTTGCTTATCTGCGCATCAGTGACGGCTGCAACAATCATTGTAGTTATTGTGCCATTCCATCCATTCGAGGTCAGTTACAAAGTGAACCAATGCAAAAGTTGATTGATGAAGCAAAAAGTTTAGCAGATAGAGGTGTTAAGGAACTTATCCTTACTGCTCAGGACTCGGCACGCTACGGCTTTGATCTGTATGGAGAAAGCAAACTGGCAGAATTGATGACAAAGCTTCATGAAATCGAAGAAATAGAATGGATCAGAGTATTATATCTTCACCCCGCTCATATCACCTCCGAGATCATCGATGCTTTTGCGAATTTTCCAAAAGTTTGCAAATATTTCGAGATCCCGATCCAACACATAAACAATGAGATCCTGCTGAATATGAATCGTAAAGTAACTCGAAACAGAATTGAAGAGATCATTTCCGAGATCAGAAATAAAATTCCAGAAGCGGTTGTTAGAACTACCCTGATCGTTGGTTATCCCGGTGAAACAGAAGAAAAATTTCTGGAATTAAAAGAATTTGTAGAAAAAACAAAGTTCGAAAGATTGGGGGTATTTATCTATTCTGAAGAAGATGGAACACCGTCAGCAAAACTGCTAAATGATGTGGAAGAAGAAATTGCAGAACAGAGAAAAGATGAAATCATGAGCCTTCAGCAACAGATTTCTGAAGATTTCCTGGCAAGTTTAATTGGCAAGAAGATCAAAGTTATTATTGACCGAAAAGGTAATGATGGAGAATTTCCCCTGGAAGGAAGAAGCTATTTCGATGCACCGGAGATCGATGGCACTGTATTCATCGAATCGGGTGAAGCTGAAATTGGTGATATTGTGGAAGTGGAAATAGAAGATTCCTGGGAGTATGATGTGATTGGAAGGATTTGCTCCCCTTCGTAA